The following proteins come from a genomic window of Ammospiza nelsoni isolate bAmmNel1 chromosome 6, bAmmNel1.pri, whole genome shotgun sequence:
- the POLR2L gene encoding DNA-directed RNA polymerases I, II, and III subunit RPABC5: MIIPVRCFTCGKIVGNKWEAYLGLLQAEYTEGDALDALGLKRYCCRRMLLAHVDLIEKLLNYAPLEK, from the exons ATGATCATCCCGGTCAGGTGCTTCACGTGCGGCAAGATAGTGGGGAACAAGTGGGAAGCCTACCTCGGCCTTCTGCAGGCGGAGTACACCGAAGG AGATGCCCTGGATGCCCTTGGCTTGAAGAGATACTGCTGCCGCAGAATGCTCCTCGCCCATGTGGATCTGATTGAGAAGCTTTTGAATTATGCACCCCTGGAGAAATGA